From the genome of candidate division KSB1 bacterium, one region includes:
- a CDS encoding DUF1501 domain-containing protein, which yields MKRRDFIQVMLPIAGLPIVWPMWSFSKPLRKLGKSNYPVNFPDDGRVLVLVQCAGGNDGLNTIIPYTNDIYYNERPQLAIPKSETIQIANGLDLGFHSAMSGFKSLYDAGNLAIIQGVGYPNPDRSHFRSTDIWLTGSSSDAVGETGWLGRYFDMLCPDGEPCGTFGPPAIQIGLTSSLALLGRQQKGITLQNPVQFYDLVTRLGEGHDPQPGMIPATPAEHELEFLRNTEASAFQFAGEIIDAYQKNDNQVHYPNQSLATQLAIVARLIAGGLSTRIYIVSIRGFDTHANQANAHANLLGQLSTAIQLFQQELEIFGVADRVAGMCFSEFGRRVRGNASNGTDHGTAAPQFLFGNPVIGGVHGSHPDLANLENGDLKYQFDYRQIYASLLEQWLAGDANAILGENFSTLPLIDNTTSVGNPPAEIPNEFTLNQNYPNPFNPSTTIEYSLPEPADVKLEIVNSRGRRVAILVNERQDKGKYQLTWNANGYGSGTYFYRINAGSFQETRRMTLVK from the coding sequence ATGAAACGTAGAGACTTCATTCAAGTGATGCTGCCAATAGCAGGGCTGCCAATTGTTTGGCCGATGTGGTCATTTTCCAAACCCCTGAGAAAACTTGGCAAATCAAACTATCCGGTTAACTTTCCTGACGACGGCAGAGTGCTCGTACTGGTTCAATGCGCCGGCGGCAATGACGGTCTCAACACGATTATCCCATATACAAATGACATTTATTATAATGAGCGCCCCCAACTGGCGATCCCGAAATCTGAAACGATACAGATTGCAAATGGTCTTGACCTTGGATTTCATAGTGCCATGTCTGGTTTTAAATCTCTTTACGACGCGGGCAACCTTGCAATTATACAGGGGGTTGGCTATCCAAACCCGGACCGGTCGCACTTTCGCTCTACCGATATCTGGCTGACAGGTTCCAGCTCGGATGCAGTTGGGGAGACCGGTTGGCTTGGCAGGTACTTTGATATGCTTTGCCCGGATGGAGAACCATGCGGAACATTCGGGCCCCCGGCAATTCAAATCGGTCTGACATCCTCTCTGGCGCTGCTTGGAAGACAGCAAAAAGGCATCACTTTGCAAAATCCGGTTCAGTTTTATGATTTGGTCACCCGTCTCGGCGAAGGCCATGATCCTCAACCCGGCATGATACCAGCGACCCCGGCTGAACACGAACTCGAGTTTCTGCGCAACACCGAAGCTTCTGCGTTTCAATTTGCCGGCGAAATTATTGACGCATACCAAAAGAACGATAATCAAGTGCACTATCCTAATCAATCTCTTGCTACTCAACTTGCCATTGTTGCCAGACTCATTGCGGGTGGTCTGAGCACGCGAATTTACATCGTTTCGATACGAGGCTTTGATACGCATGCAAATCAAGCAAATGCCCACGCAAACTTGCTGGGACAACTTTCAACAGCGATTCAGCTCTTCCAGCAAGAACTCGAGATTTTTGGCGTCGCCGATAGGGTCGCAGGAATGTGTTTCTCGGAATTTGGCCGCCGGGTTCGGGGCAACGCAAGTAACGGCACAGACCATGGCACAGCCGCTCCGCAATTTCTCTTTGGAAATCCAGTAATCGGGGGTGTCCACGGCTCACATCCGGATCTAGCGAATCTGGAAAACGGCGATCTTAAATACCAATTCGATTACAGACAGATTTATGCTTCTCTACTGGAACAGTGGCTGGCTGGTGATGCGAATGCAATCCTTGGGGAAAACTTTTCAACTTTGCCCCTAATCGATAATACGACCAGTGTAGGCAACCCCCCTGCAGAAATTCCAAATGAGTTTACTTTAAACCAAAACTATCCCAATCCATTCAACCCGTCGACTACGATTGAGTATAGCCTTCCTGAACCTGCGGATGTGAAATTGGAAATAGTGAATAGTCGCGGACGAAGAGTTGCAATTCTGGTGAATGAGCGTCAAGATAAAGGTAAGTATCAATTGACCTGGAACGCAAACGGCTACGGAAGCGGTACTTATTTCTACAGAATTAATGCGGGTAGTTTTCAAGAAACTCGCAGGATGACTTTGGTGAAGTAG